A genomic stretch from Streptomyces sp. QL37 includes:
- the cas6e gene encoding type I-E CRISPR-associated protein Cas6/Cse3/CasE has protein sequence MTLWLTRIVPDTRSQDARRDLAGAIGMHRRIMSLFPSNAGPDPRARFGILFRTEDTPTGPHLLLQSTHEPDTPRLPTGYGTAHTRPLDALIDAIRPGLTIRYRCAASPVRKPGATTRALYNLPPVVPLTGAAADEWWLRQADQSGLKPLTHHSHPLDAVRGERRPDGAPAQRIRHARTQFDGTAAIIDPDQLRTAVLNGIGRGKAYGCGLLSIAPARQPQ, from the coding sequence ATGACGCTCTGGCTCACCCGCATCGTCCCCGACACCCGCTCCCAGGACGCCCGCCGCGACCTCGCAGGCGCTATCGGCATGCACCGCCGCATCATGAGCCTCTTCCCGTCCAACGCCGGCCCCGACCCCCGCGCCCGCTTCGGCATCCTCTTCCGCACCGAAGACACCCCCACCGGCCCGCACCTGCTCCTCCAGTCAACCCACGAACCCGACACCCCACGCCTCCCCACCGGCTACGGCACCGCCCACACCCGCCCCCTCGACGCACTCATCGACGCCATCCGCCCCGGACTCACCATCCGCTACCGGTGCGCCGCCAGTCCCGTCCGCAAACCCGGCGCCACCACCCGCGCCCTCTACAACCTCCCACCCGTCGTCCCACTCACCGGCGCGGCAGCCGACGAATGGTGGCTCCGCCAAGCCGACCAGAGCGGACTCAAACCCCTCACCCACCACTCCCACCCCCTGGACGCCGTCCGCGGCGAACGCCGCCCCGACGGCGCACCAGCCCAGCGCATCCGCCACGCCCGCACCCAGTTCGACGGCACAGCCGCCATCATCGACCCCGACCAGCTCCGCACAGCCGTCCTCAACGGCATCGGACGCGGCAAAGCCTACGGATGCGGCCTCCTCAGCATCGCCCCCGCGAGGCAACCCCAGTGA
- the cas5e gene encoding type I-E CRISPR-associated protein Cas5/CasD codes for MTTPHPAPEPGLLLRLTGPLQSWGLHSHFNERDTAAFPTRSGVIGMLASALGRHRDQPIDDLTALQLTVRTDRPGVLLRDLHTVGGGLPGKATVTTAEGKKRPGDTGTLLTHRYYLADAAFTVALTTPQPATETHALLDRCADALRSPRWSLHLGRRSCPPEGPVLIGQSDDVLHHLVHLPLAAQPPRQRTAEHTPVEFLADRPMTHLPAPAHTVSETNEDGTNSSGELNDQPVNYHPSRRAYRARPLYRRTLLLPRSQFAGLGTAQLTALGHYLDTRLNTTEGSRR; via the coding sequence ATGACCACCCCGCACCCGGCCCCCGAGCCGGGCCTCCTGCTCCGCCTGACCGGGCCCCTGCAGTCCTGGGGGCTGCACAGCCACTTCAACGAACGGGACACCGCCGCCTTCCCCACCCGCTCCGGCGTCATCGGCATGCTCGCCTCCGCCCTCGGACGTCACCGCGACCAGCCCATCGACGACCTCACCGCACTGCAGCTGACCGTGCGCACCGACCGGCCCGGCGTACTACTGCGCGACCTGCACACCGTCGGCGGCGGCCTCCCTGGCAAAGCGACCGTCACTACCGCCGAAGGCAAGAAACGCCCCGGTGACACCGGCACGCTCCTCACCCACCGCTACTACCTCGCCGACGCCGCCTTCACCGTCGCTCTCACCACCCCGCAGCCGGCCACCGAAACCCATGCCCTCCTGGACCGCTGCGCTGACGCCCTGCGTAGCCCCCGGTGGTCCCTGCACCTCGGCCGCCGTTCATGCCCGCCCGAAGGCCCCGTACTGATCGGGCAGAGCGACGACGTCCTGCACCACCTCGTCCACCTGCCACTCGCCGCGCAACCGCCCCGGCAACGCACAGCCGAGCACACACCCGTGGAATTCCTGGCAGACCGCCCGATGACCCACCTGCCCGCCCCCGCCCACACCGTCAGCGAAACCAACGAGGACGGCACCAACTCCTCGGGCGAACTCAACGACCAGCCCGTCAACTACCACCCCAGCCGACGCGCCTACCGCGCCCGGCCCCTGTACCGGCGCACCCTCCTCCTGCCCCGCTCCCAGTTCGCCGGACTCGGCACAGCACAGCTCACCGCCCTGGGGCACTACCTCGACACCCGGCTCAACACCACCGAAGGGAGCCGACGATGA